The Xenorhabdus doucetiae genome has a window encoding:
- a CDS encoding non-ribosomal peptide synthetase, which produces MTKNNVNLDDLKRAVLEKRVAEQLQARGAQQPPLLITPADRDQPLPLSFAQQRLWFLSQIDPAASLAYHLPAILRLTGQLDRHALTRSLDHLIARHESLRTRFVLLDGQPCQHIDPADIGFALSYQDLRHIDAGLRHHRVTELADLEAQTPFDFAQGPLIRGQLLQLADEEHILLITLHHIITDGWSIGVLVRELGEFYRAALVGDDNSLPPLPIQYADYAVWQHEQLKESILTEQRDFWRAQLEGAPALLELPTDRPRPAVQTYAGNQISFHLDAPLLASLKQLGQRHNSTLFMLVLTAWSSVLARLSGQDEIVIGTPVAGRQHHELEGLIGFFVNTLALRVTFNDDLRVADLLTQVRERALAAYAHQDLPFEQVVEALQPERSLSYSPIFQVMLALNNTPTQALTLPGLQLTAMETTHRGAHFDLTLSLSESENGLTGELEYATDLFDIATVERMVVYFTHTLTAMVADETQRIATLPMLPASERQQLLVDFNATQADFPQDALIHQLFEAQAVQWPEATAAVFEEQTLSYGELNRRANQLAHHLIALGVRPDDRVAICAERSLELIVGLLAILKAGGAYLPLDPAYPAERLAYMLEDAAPVVLLAQTTQSSKLPGTLPRVLLDHLFDGQDPLLAAQLAAQPADNPDTQALGLTARHLAYVIYTSGSTGQPKGVMVEHRNVLRLIVNNGFADISPDDCIAHCANISFDAATWEIWAALLNGARLHVIPQSVLLDPVQFRRSLIKEQVTALWLTAGLFNEYLDALSPLFGQLRYLLAGGDVLDPRNIQQVQLADSRPAYLINGYGPTETTTFAATYAIDSPVDLTRSIPIGRPIANTQIYILDLYGQPVPLGVAGEIHIAGAGVARGYLNRPELTAERFLIDPFSPEPDARMYKTGDLGRWLPDGNIEYLGRNDFQVKLRGFRIELGEIEARLMQCDGVREAVVLAREDEPHQKRLVAYLRPQAGVELQPAELRQQLARHLAEYMLPGAFVMLDTFPLTPNGKLDRQALPAPDSSAMVVRGYESPVGETEIALAQIWQNLLGLEHVSRYDHFFELGGHSLMIVSLIEELRRIGWKLDVRSVFAVPVLADMAQTLQRDNSSFVVPPNLIPDGCTAITPAMLPLVSLSQAKIDAITETVSGGAGNVQDIYPLSPLQEGILFHHLMQAQGDIYLLQSLIAFDSRERLDSFLDALQQVINRHDILRTSVYWQGVEQPVQVVWRQARLNIHVFTPATTDDVPSQLKAHTDPHRHRLDLIHAPLFAADIAYDTAQDEWLLALRFHHLVSDHMTLELIFAEIALILQGQKTLPTALPYRNFIAQTLNVSATEHEDYFRTRLADIDEPTAPFGVLSIPDNKSSNNEIPSDDNAIAADHLSVASELAQAIRAQARRLKVSPSVLFHVAWAQVLAKTCGRDDVVFGSVLLGRLQGGAGADQILGMFINTLPMRVSLAGHSVQAVVQATYHDLMTLLEHEQTPLALAQGCSGIDSGVAQSLPLFSTLLNYRHSQANDEDANTVWSGMRVITAQERTNYPITLSVDDLGEGFNLTAHTVANIDPARVTHYLLTAIRGLIDALVHNPQQLILDLPILPAAERQQLLVEFNATQADFPQDALIHQRVEAQAAQRPDATALVFEEQILSYGELNRRANQLAHHLIALGVRPDDRVAICAERSPELIIGLLAILKAGGAYLPLDPAYPAERLAYMLEDATPVALLTQAAHRDTLPGTLPTVLLDHLLDDQNPLLATQPTDTPDVQALGLTSRHLAYVIYTSGSTGQPKGVMVEHRNVLRLLINNGFANIGPDDCIAHCANTSFDAATWEVWSGLVHGARILLIPEKTLLQPATFGHCLSAQGVSALFLTSALFNHYAHLIGPSLAGLRYVLFGGEQTDTRPAIHLRAESPPQSLLHVYGPTETTTFATAYLIPEMEDKDVHPEIPIGRPIANTQIYILDKHGQPVPLGVAGEIYIGGAGVARGYLNRPELTAERFRRDPFSADPNARMYKTGDLGRWRPDGNIDYLGRNDFQVKLRGFRIELGEIEARLMQCDGVREAVVLAREDEPDQKRLVAYLLPREGCELIPVELRQQLTQHLADYMLPSAFMVLDAFPLTPNGKLDRRALPAPDASAVAIHHYEAPNSEEEMILAQIWQEVLGLEQVGRHDHFFELGGHSLMLMQLSTRIQDEFWVDIPISSLFLSPQLTQQAEIIFAAQMEAIGKNEFDSLQNTLDSMSTEELMTILGEENTRRGSNQ; this is translated from the coding sequence ATGACAAAAAATAACGTGAACCTTGATGACTTGAAACGCGCTGTGCTGGAGAAAAGAGTGGCAGAACAATTGCAGGCTCGCGGAGCTCAGCAACCACCGTTATTGATCACACCCGCAGACAGAGATCAGCCTCTGCCGCTCTCTTTTGCCCAACAGCGGTTATGGTTTCTCAGCCAAATCGATCCGGCGGCGTCTCTGGCCTATCATTTGCCTGCGATACTGCGTCTCACTGGTCAGCTTGACCGCCATGCGCTGACGAGGTCACTTGACCACCTGATTGCCCGCCATGAAAGCCTGCGCACCCGTTTTGTGCTCCTTGACGGCCAACCCTGCCAGCATATTGATCCGGCTGATATCGGTTTTGCCCTGTCTTACCAGGATTTGCGCCATATCGACGCTGGCCTGCGCCACCATCGTGTTACCGAACTGGCTGATCTTGAAGCCCAGACCCCTTTCGACTTTGCCCAAGGGCCACTGATTCGCGGTCAATTGCTGCAACTGGCAGATGAAGAGCATATCCTGCTGATTACCCTGCATCACATTATTACCGACGGTTGGTCTATTGGGGTACTGGTACGCGAATTGGGTGAGTTTTATCGCGCCGCCCTTGTTGGGGATGATAATTCCTTGCCGCCCCTGCCTATTCAGTATGCGGATTATGCGGTCTGGCAACATGAGCAGTTAAAAGAGAGCATCCTTACCGAGCAGCGTGACTTCTGGCGTGCTCAACTTGAAGGTGCGCCAGCCTTACTGGAACTGCCCACCGATCGGCCACGCCCCGCGGTGCAGACTTATGCCGGCAACCAAATTTCTTTCCATCTTGATGCCCCATTACTGGCATCACTGAAACAACTGGGACAGCGCCATAACAGCACCTTATTTATGCTTGTGCTGACCGCCTGGAGTAGTGTCCTCGCCCGGTTGAGCGGTCAGGATGAGATTGTGATTGGCACGCCGGTTGCCGGCCGCCAGCACCATGAACTGGAAGGGCTGATCGGTTTCTTTGTCAATACTCTCGCCCTGCGCGTGACATTCAATGATGACCTCAGGGTGGCAGATCTCCTTACACAGGTGCGGGAGCGGGCGCTGGCGGCCTATGCCCATCAGGATTTGCCCTTCGAACAGGTGGTGGAAGCCCTCCAGCCGGAACGCAGCCTCAGCTACAGCCCGATCTTTCAGGTGATGCTGGCGTTGAATAACACTCCAACCCAAGCATTGACATTACCGGGTTTACAACTCACGGCGATGGAGACGACCCATCGTGGTGCGCATTTTGATTTAACCTTGTCTTTAAGTGAATCCGAGAACGGCTTAACGGGCGAGCTGGAATATGCCACCGATTTGTTCGACATCGCAACGGTTGAACGCATGGTCGTTTATTTCACCCATACCCTGACGGCGATGGTGGCGGATGAAACGCAACGGATTGCCACGCTGCCGATGCTGCCGGCATCGGAACGACAACAATTGCTGGTCGATTTTAATGCGACTCAAGCAGATTTCCCACAAGATGCGCTGATCCACCAACTGTTTGAAGCGCAGGCCGTACAGTGGCCTGAGGCTACCGCCGCCGTATTTGAGGAACAAACTCTTAGCTATGGCGAACTGAACCGTCGGGCCAATCAACTGGCGCATCACCTGATTGCCCTGGGAGTACGGCCGGATGATCGGGTTGCCATTTGTGCTGAACGCAGTCTGGAACTGATCGTCGGCTTACTCGCGATCCTGAAAGCCGGCGGGGCTTATCTGCCGCTCGATCCCGCCTATCCGGCCGAGCGGTTAGCTTATATGCTGGAAGACGCAGCCCCGGTTGTTTTACTGGCTCAGACCACCCAGAGCAGCAAACTGCCCGGCACCCTGCCGAGGGTGTTACTTGACCATTTATTTGATGGTCAAGACCCGCTGTTAGCGGCACAACTCGCCGCACAGCCGGCTGACAACCCTGATACTCAAGCCTTGGGGCTGACTGCCCGTCATCTGGCCTATGTGATCTACACCTCCGGCTCCACCGGCCAACCGAAAGGGGTGATGGTGGAACACCGCAATGTATTGCGTCTTATCGTTAACAATGGTTTTGCTGATATCAGCCCGGATGATTGCATTGCCCATTGCGCCAATATCTCATTTGATGCCGCTACGTGGGAAATTTGGGCGGCCCTGCTCAATGGCGCACGTCTGCATGTGATTCCCCAATCAGTACTGCTTGATCCGGTGCAGTTCCGCCGAAGCTTGATTAAGGAGCAGGTCACTGCTCTTTGGTTAACCGCAGGATTGTTTAACGAATATCTGGATGCACTCAGCCCCCTGTTCGGGCAATTACGTTATTTGCTGGCCGGCGGTGATGTCCTCGACCCAAGGAATATACAGCAGGTGCAATTAGCTGATTCCCGACCCGCCTATCTGATTAACGGTTATGGCCCGACGGAAACCACCACCTTTGCGGCAACTTATGCCATTGACTCACCCGTTGATCTGACCCGTTCGATCCCCATTGGCCGCCCGATCGCCAATACCCAGATCTATATCCTCGACCTGTACGGTCAGCCCGTTCCCCTCGGTGTGGCCGGTGAAATCCATATCGCCGGTGCCGGTGTGGCGCGCGGTTATCTCAATCGCCCTGAACTCACCGCTGAGCGTTTTCTTATTGATCCGTTTTCTCCAGAGCCGGATGCCCGCATGTACAAAACCGGCGATCTTGGCCGCTGGTTGCCCGACGGCAATATCGAATATCTCGGCCGCAATGATTTTCAGGTCAAACTGCGTGGTTTCCGCATTGAACTGGGAGAAATTGAGGCAAGACTGATGCAGTGCGACGGTGTGCGTGAGGCGGTCGTGCTGGCACGCGAAGACGAACCCCATCAGAAACGGCTGGTGGCCTACCTGCGGCCACAGGCAGGGGTGGAATTGCAGCCGGCTGAACTGCGCCAGCAACTCGCCCGGCATCTGGCCGAGTATATGCTGCCCGGTGCGTTTGTGATGCTGGACACCTTCCCGCTGACGCCGAATGGCAAACTGGACCGTCAGGCCCTGCCTGCGCCTGATTCGTCTGCGATGGTGGTACGTGGCTATGAATCCCCGGTGGGTGAAACAGAAATTGCGCTGGCCCAGATTTGGCAAAACTTGCTGGGGCTGGAACACGTCAGTCGCTATGACCATTTTTTTGAGCTGGGCGGGCATTCGTTGATGATCGTCAGCTTGATCGAGGAGTTACGTCGTATCGGCTGGAAGCTTGATGTGCGCAGTGTCTTCGCCGTTCCTGTCCTCGCCGATATGGCACAGACGCTTCAGCGTGATAACAGTTCCTTTGTGGTGCCGCCCAATCTTATTCCTGACGGTTGCACGGCTATTACGCCCGCTATGTTGCCACTGGTTTCGTTATCCCAAGCCAAGATTGATGCGATTACCGAGACCGTTTCCGGTGGAGCGGGTAATGTACAGGATATCTATCCACTCTCACCGTTGCAGGAAGGTATCCTGTTTCATCACCTGATGCAGGCACAGGGTGATATCTATCTGTTACAGAGCCTGATTGCTTTCGATTCCCGTGAGCGTCTCGATAGCTTTTTGGATGCCTTGCAGCAGGTGATTAACCGCCATGATATCTTGCGCACGTCGGTTTACTGGCAGGGAGTGGAACAACCGGTTCAGGTGGTTTGGCGTCAGGCACGGCTGAATATTCATGTTTTTACTCCGGCCACAACGGACGATGTGCCGTCCCAGCTAAAAGCACATACTGATCCGCACCGGCATCGCCTTGACTTGATCCATGCCCCCTTGTTTGCGGCGGATATTGCCTACGATACCGCACAGGATGAATGGCTGTTGGCACTGCGTTTCCATCATCTGGTCAGTGACCATATGACACTGGAGCTGATTTTTGCGGAAATAGCTTTGATATTACAGGGTCAGAAAACGCTGCCCACCGCACTGCCTTATCGCAACTTTATTGCCCAGACCCTGAACGTATCAGCGACAGAGCACGAGGACTATTTCCGCACCCGACTCGCTGATATTGACGAACCTACCGCGCCGTTTGGGGTTCTCTCCATCCCCGATAACAAATCATCAAATAATGAAATACCAAGCGATGATAACGCCATTGCCGCAGACCATCTTTCTGTTGCGTCTGAGTTGGCGCAGGCCATTCGCGCCCAAGCCCGACGCCTGAAAGTCAGCCCCAGTGTCCTGTTTCATGTCGCGTGGGCACAGGTATTGGCCAAGACCTGCGGTCGTGATGATGTCGTCTTTGGTTCCGTACTGCTGGGCCGCCTGCAAGGCGGGGCGGGTGCCGATCAGATACTGGGCATGTTTATCAATACCCTGCCAATGCGCGTTTCTTTGGCGGGTCACAGTGTACAGGCTGTTGTACAAGCCACCTATCATGACTTAATGACACTGCTGGAACATGAACAGACACCGTTGGCACTGGCGCAAGGCTGTAGTGGTATAGATAGTGGTGTGGCGCAATCCCTGCCACTGTTTAGTACCTTGCTCAATTACCGTCATTCTCAAGCCAATGATGAGGACGCAAATACCGTCTGGTCGGGTATGCGTGTTATCACCGCGCAGGAACGCACCAACTATCCCATTACGCTATCGGTGGACGATTTGGGCGAGGGTTTTAATCTGACCGCCCATACGGTGGCCAATATTGATCCGGCTCGTGTCACCCATTATCTTCTGACAGCGATAAGGGGTTTGATTGATGCGTTAGTGCACAATCCGCAACAACTGATTCTGGATCTGCCGATCCTGCCGGCGGCAGAGCGGCAACAATTGCTGGTGGAGTTCAACGCCACGCAGGCCGATTTCCCGCAAGACGCGCTGATCCACCAACGAGTTGAAGCGCAGGCCGCACAACGTCCTGACGCCACGGCGCTGGTCTTTGAGGAACAAATCCTCAGTTATGGCGAACTGAATCGCCGGGCCAATCAATTGGCGCATCACCTGATTGCACTCGGTGTCCGCCCGGATGATCGGGTGGCGATTTGTGCCGAACGCAGTCCGGAACTGATCATCGGTTTACTCGCTATCCTGAAAGCCGGCGGGGCTTACCTGCCGCTCGACCCGGCCTATCCCGCCGAGCGGCTGGCGTATATGCTTGAAGATGCCACGCCGGTGGCCTTGCTGACTCAGGCCGCCCACCGCGACACACTGCCCGGCACCCTGCCAACGGTGTTACTGGATCATCTCCTTGATGACCAAAACCCGCTGTTAGCGACACAACCGACGGACACTCCTGATGTGCAAGCCTTGGGGCTGACCTCCCGCCATCTGGCCTATGTAATCTACACCTCCGGTTCCACCGGCCAACCGAAAGGCGTGATGGTTGAGCACCGCAATGTCCTGCGTTTGCTGATCAATAATGGCTTCGCCAATATCGGCCCGGATGACTGCATTGCCCATTGCGCCAATACCTCATTTGATGCCGCCACCTGGGAAGTGTGGTCCGGCTTGGTTCATGGCGCCCGTATTCTGTTAATCCCAGAGAAAACCTTGCTGCAACCCGCCACTTTTGGTCACTGCCTGTCAGCACAAGGTGTGAGTGCCCTGTTCCTCACCTCCGCCCTCTTCAACCACTATGCCCATTTGATTGGGCCTTCACTGGCGGGATTGCGCTATGTCCTGTTCGGGGGGGAGCAGACTGACACCCGTCCCGCTATTCATCTGCGCGCTGAATCTCCTCCGCAATCTTTGTTGCATGTGTATGGGCCAACGGAAACCACCACCTTCGCCACCGCCTATCTCATCCCTGAAATGGAAGATAAAGACGTCCACCCAGAAATTCCCATTGGCCGCCCGATCGCCAATACCCAGATCTATATTCTGGATAAACACGGCCAGCCGGTGCCCCTCGGCGTGGCCGGTGAAATTTATATTGGCGGTGCCGGTGTCGCCCGTGGTTATCTCAATCGCCCAGAACTGACAGCGGAACGTTTTCGCCGTGATCCGTTCTCTGCCGATCCCAATGCCCGGATGTACAAGACCGGCGACCTCGGCCGCTGGCGGCCCGATGGCAATATCGACTACCTCGGCCGCAATGATTTTCAGGTCAAGCTGCGTGGCTTCCGCATTGAATTGGGAGAAATTGAGGCAAGGCTGATGCAGTGCGATGGCGTGCGTGAGGCAGTGGTGCTGGCGCGTGAAGATGAGCCAGATCAAAAACGGCTGGTGGCCTACCTGTTGCCGCGGGAGGGTTGTGAACTGATCCCGGTGGAGCTACGTCAGCAACTCACCCAACACCTTGCCGACTATATGCTGCCCAGCGCCTTTATGGTACTGGATGCCTTCCCGCTGACACCCAATGGCAAACTCGACCGCCGGGCACTGCCTGCCCCTGACGCATCGGCGGTGGCAATCCATCACTATGAGGCGCCAAACAGTGAGGAAGAAATGATTCTGGCCCAAATCTGGCAGGAGGTGCTGGGATTAGAGCAAGTGGGTCGCCATGACCACTTTTTTGAACTTGGGGGGCATTCACTGATGCTTATGCAGTTATCAACGCGCATTCAAGACGAATTCTGGGTCGATATTCCCATCTCTTCGCTGTTTCTCTCCCCTCAATTAACGCAACAGGCGGAGATTATCTTTGCAGCGCAAATGGAGGCGATAGGGAAAAACGAGTTTGACTCGCTCCAAAACACGCTGGATTCAATGTCCACAGAAGAATTAATGACGATTTTAGGCGAAGAAAATACCCGCAGAGGAAGTAATCAATGA